Within the Methanobacterium sp. BRmetb2 genome, the region TTATGGAGTGGAAAAATAGTGGATAAAAGAGTTTTTATCACCGATTGTGAAGGTCCCATATCCGTAAATGATAATGCATTTGAACTTGCTGGAAAATTTATTGAAGACGGTGAAAAATTTTTCTCCATAATAAGTAGATATGATGATATACTAGCAGATGAAATAAAAAAACCAGGTTATAATGCAGGGGATACCTTAAAACTGATTGTACCCTTCTTGAAAGCTTATGGTTTGTCAAATAAGAAGATCATAGAATTTTCTAAAAATAATGTGCTTTTAATTCCCCATGCTAAGCAAACACTGAAATTCGTTTCAAAAATCATGCCTTCTTTTATTGTAAGCACCAGTTACAAACAGTATATTGAGGCACTTTGTGATCTAACTGAGTTTCCCTTTGAAAACACCTATTCCACCCACCTGGATCTGGACAGCTTTCCATTAAATTCAGAAGAAGAAAAAGCACTTAAAAATTTTAGGCAACGGATTATGAACAATCCTGGAACTGAAAATCTGGATGAAATATTCTGGAGGAAAATTCCTAAAATGGAAATAGGTGAAATAATCCCTAGCGTAAAAACAGTTGGTGGAGAAGGGAAAAAGAAGGCCGTTGAGGATATATTACTAAAAAATCAGTTAAATCCCTCCCAAGTTATGTATGTAGGCGATAGCATTACTGATGTGCAACCTCTGCAATTTGCCAGAGAGAACCATGGAATTGCAGTTTCATTTAATGGTAATGAATTTGCATTAAGAGAAGCTGAAATTGCCGTGATATCCAACAATACTGTTATAACCTCGGTTATGGCCGATATATTTAACAGATTTGGAAGAAATTATTTAATTGAATTTATTAAAGCTTACAGTGAAAATCCTGAAAGAGCCCTTGAAAATTTTAGATTAAACCTGGAATTACTGGAAAAAATGGAAAAAGTAGATAAACCTTTAACTTCAATTATAACTGACGAAAACCGGGATGAATTAACTAAAAAAAGTATAAAATTTAGAAAGAAAGTTAGAGGCGAAGCAATAGGAGGACTTGGATAATATGGAAGTTGAAGATACTTTTTGTGAGGCTTTCGACGGAATATTTACCCGAGTTATAGTAACTGCTGATGATTCTGACATATTGGAAAGAGCTGCCTATGATGCCACGTCTACCCCTGGAACCGTGATTGGAAGGGTCGAAGGCGGTGTTGAATCGTGGCTATCAAAAAATGAAACTCCTGATGGCCGTTTAGGTGCTATTTTGCAGTTCTGGTATGGGACTCCTGATGTGGAAAAGTTCGAAGTGGAACTTTCATACCGTATAAGGCAGGACATACTGGTTAAACCATTTACCTCTGTATTTGATGCATCCATAAAACCAGAAGGATATATTGATACCATGAAAAATGTGGGGCACTGTGGTGATGGATATGAATGGGAAGAAAAGCTATACCAAAGGGATATGATTATTGTTCCAATAGCCATTCCCGATTTTAAGATTGAACGAAAAATCGGTTATTCAGGGGGTATTATGGGCGCCAATTTATGGTACATGTGCAGTAGCAAGGAAGCAGTTATGGATGGGGGTAAAAAGGCATTAAACGCAATAAAAGATGTGAGTGGCGTAATCACTCCCTTTGATATATGTTCTGCTGCCTCTAAACCCGAGACTAATTATCCATGGATTGGTCCTACCACCAATCACCCTTACTGTCCATCCCTAAAAAACGTGCTAAAAGATTCCAAAGTTCCTGATAACGTGAATTATATCCCTGAAATTGTTATTAATGGTACAAATTTAGATACTGTAAAAAAAGCTATGAAAAATGGAATGAAGGCTCTAAAAAATGTTGATGGTGTTTTAATGGTTTCAGCAGGGAACTATCAGGGCCAGTTAGGAGATTATCAAATTCATTTGAAAGATTTAATGGATTAAGAAATTAAAAATTCCTTTACAAAGATTATAACAAATATTTATTAAAAATAGGGCAATTTAAATGAAAAAATTTGATGTTGTAGGTTTTGGAGCGTTGAATGTGGACAAACTTTTCAATGTGAACCATATAGCCTGTGAAGACGAGGAAAGTTATATTACTGATTCAACTGAATCCTGTGGCGGTTCTGCAGCAAATACCATTATTGGATTATCCAGATTAGGACTTAAAACTGGATTTATAGGAAAAATCAACACTGACTTGGAAGGTGAACTGCTCTATAATAATCTACAAAAAGAAGGTGTTGATACTCATGGTATAATAATCAGCCCAGAAGGTAGGAGTGGTAAAGTTCTGGGATTTGTAGACCAAAAGGGAGAAAGGGCTTTATATGTGGATTCTGGAGTTAATGATCAGATCATTTTTAGTGAACTGGACCTGAAATATGTGGAAGATTCCAGACTAATACACCTCACATCATTTGTTGGAAAATCTATTGAGGCTCAAAAAGAATTAGTAAATGAAATTAGTACTAAAACTATGGTGAGCTTTGATCCAGGACGAATATACGTGGAGAAAGGTGTTGAAGGTATTGGCAATATTTTAGAGAGAACAAATATACTTCTCATAAATCAGGGCGAGTTAAAACATTTAATTGGTAAAAAATACAAATCATATCAACAGAGTGCCAAGTTTTTAATGGATTATGGAATAGATCTGGTTATTGTTAAACTTGGTGAGACAGGATGTTACATCTGCCATAATGAAGAAGAATATTTAATTGAATCTTTTAAGGTTAAGTCTATTGATACCACCGGTGCAGGTGACGCATTTAATGCAGGATTCATATACAGTTATTTAACTGGAAAAAATATAGAAAAAGCAGGTATTACAGGAAATTATGTGGCATCACTTTGCATTAAAAGGTACGGTTCCACCAAAGGACTGCCTGGACAAAAAGAATTAAAGGAAATTAAAAAAGAATTAAATTAATTGAAAGAATTTAATATTATAATATGATAATTGAAGGAATTTGATATGATAATATGGTTATCAAACAAATAATTAATGAAGATTAAGGGATAAGGTGTAAGGATGGATATAACATTTAAAAAGGATTTAGATTCACTTAAAAAAGAGGTTGCTTTAAAATCTATTGATTTGAAGGAAAATATTAAAGATTTTGAACCAGAAATAGAAGAGTGCAGCGTTGAAAGGAAAGTCATGACCATATCTCCCGAGTGTGTAAGCTGCAACTTATGTGCCCAGGAGTGTCCAGTAGATGCTATATCTGATGCTAAATCAACTAGACCTGCAAAAATTTTGGAAAATTGTGTTAACTGCGAAATTTGCGCCCAGACCTGCCCAGTAAAGTGTATTAATGTTATAAAAAGCACGGCCCATGTTAACGATGATGTAACTTATGAACTTAAAGAAGTTGAAGTACCACACCGCCTACTTAAAATGAAAGAAATTGAAGTTAACCCTGATAAATGTAACTCCTGCGGTACCTGTGTAAAATTCTGTCCTACCGGAGCCATAACCCAGGCTGAGGGTGAAACTGCGTCGATTGATAAAGAGTTATGTATCGGTTGTGGTGCCTGTGCCAATGTATGTGATGAATCTGCCATAGATCTTGAAAGGGAATTAGGGCCAGTTATCCCCACTAAAAAATTGGAAATTGACCAGGATGCTTGTGTGGAATGTCAAATGTGCGAGGAAAGCTGCCCGGTTGATGCTATCAAACTTGAAGATGGTGAAATTATTTTATCAGAAGATAAATGTATTTTATGCGAAATTTGTTCTACAAAATGTCCGGTTAGTGCA harbors:
- a CDS encoding formylmethanofuran--tetrahydromethanopterin formyltransferase, with product MDNMEVEDTFCEAFDGIFTRVIVTADDSDILERAAYDATSTPGTVIGRVEGGVESWLSKNETPDGRLGAILQFWYGTPDVEKFEVELSYRIRQDILVKPFTSVFDASIKPEGYIDTMKNVGHCGDGYEWEEKLYQRDMIIVPIAIPDFKIERKIGYSGGIMGANLWYMCSSKEAVMDGGKKALNAIKDVSGVITPFDICSAASKPETNYPWIGPTTNHPYCPSLKNVLKDSKVPDNVNYIPEIVINGTNLDTVKKAMKNGMKALKNVDGVLMVSAGNYQGQLGDYQIHLKDLMD
- a CDS encoding ribokinase, translated to MKKFDVVGFGALNVDKLFNVNHIACEDEESYITDSTESCGGSAANTIIGLSRLGLKTGFIGKINTDLEGELLYNNLQKEGVDTHGIIISPEGRSGKVLGFVDQKGERALYVDSGVNDQIIFSELDLKYVEDSRLIHLTSFVGKSIEAQKELVNEISTKTMVSFDPGRIYVEKGVEGIGNILERTNILLINQGELKHLIGKKYKSYQQSAKFLMDYGIDLVIVKLGETGCYICHNEEEYLIESFKVKSIDTTGAGDAFNAGFIYSYLTGKNIEKAGITGNYVASLCIKRYGSTKGLPGQKELKEIKKELN
- a CDS encoding ferredoxin codes for the protein MDITFKKDLDSLKKEVALKSIDLKENIKDFEPEIEECSVERKVMTISPECVSCNLCAQECPVDAISDAKSTRPAKILENCVNCEICAQTCPVKCINVIKSTAHVNDDVTYELKEVEVPHRLLKMKEIEVNPDKCNSCGTCVKFCPTGAITQAEGETASIDKELCIGCGACANVCDESAIDLERELGPVIPTKKLEIDQDACVECQMCEESCPVDAIKLEDGEIILSEDKCILCEICSTKCPVSALKLERLPHES